The Fimbriimonadaceae bacterium nucleotide sequence GGGCGGTACCGAAGCGCTCACCCAGTTCTGCAAACTCCAGCTGCCAGATAGGCTCCATGATCTCGAGCGCCTTCTCGCGCAAGGTCTCATCCGGCACATGCTCCGGATTGCCCGGTATGGCGTGGGGGACGACGTTCTTGCGCTTGGTGGCGTGCATGAAATCCGGCCAAGTCGAATCGGCCCCCGCGACGATCAGAGGGGTCTCGTCGCCGATCACCCGGGTCACGCCTTCGTCGAGCTGTCGCATGAAGAAGGCGGTGTTCTCGCGCAACTCGGGCTCCTGGTCCGGGCCGTGGCCGTGGGCCTGGGTGACCTGCGTTTGAGCCGACGTGCCTCCACCGTGCCGCCACAGGCCGCGGTCGATGTGGTGGTCCTTGCTCCCGATGGCCGCGCTGTACCGCGTCGCCACGTCGTCGGGCAGTTTCACGCGCTCGACCGAGTGACGCCGACACTCCAACAGCCGCACGTCGTTCAGGCTGACCGCGAGAACGTGGAACGGGCGGCTCGCCAGGATCGGCAGCAGCGGCTTCAGCTGGAACCGGTCGTTCACGACCATGAGCTCCTCCGTCTGCAATGGCAGGCGGTACGCGCGGAAGAACCCCTCGGCGATGAAGACCGCGAGCGCATCGCTCGAATAGAGCCAGAAGGTGGGCTCCTCCAGGAGCTCGCGGGCGGGTTGCAGGAGGTCTCGGGCCAAGGTCGGGCGCATCGGCCGTTCGGTCAACTGCTCCTCTGCGTGGCTCAGAAGGTTCTTCAGCCGTGTCGGGTCACCCTGAGTCTCGCGGCCGGACCGGTGCGTCGGCAGGTAGATCGAGATGCAAGGCGGGTTTGCCGCTTCGGCGAGCGCTTGATAGTCCTCAAAGTTCAGTCGGTCCATGATGGTTCCTTAGCTCAGATAAACGTCGTGGACGCCAAAGCGCAAAGGGCGCGGCTCGGCACGAATCGAGCCCGGCCCGTCCCCATTGGGCCAGACCGGGCGAACCGCTGTCCTAGGCGCCTTTTCGGCGACGCCCAAGGAGACCGACGGCGGCGGCGAGCGTGAGGAGCGTCGCCGGCTCTGGAACCGGGTCCCCAAAGCTGCCGTCGCGCCAACCGACGACCTTGGTGTCCCCAATGTACGTCGCCTTGGCCGTATCCAGGTCCAGTGAGTAGAGCCCGCCATTGACGTCGAGCCCATAGAAGGCCGAGCCGCTCCAAGCAACGCCGTCGATGTCCGCCTTCGCGCCCGAGAGCGCGCCGATCTCGGTGGCGTTGCCCGAGGTCGAGGTCTTGAACACTTTCTGGCCGCCGCTGGTGGAGTCGAGCGTGTAGTAGCTCGTCCCGTTATAGCCAAAGGCCATCGCGCGCCCGATCGAGGAGTCAGGCTTCAGCTTCTTGATCGGCCCCTTCGCGGGCGGGCTGATCACAAAGCCGGTCTCGGCCTCGTCGGTGGCCGCGACGAGCGCGTCGCCTTCCGCCGGGTCGTTCCCGAAATCCAAATCCGGCGTGCCGGTGCCGCCGCCGAGCGTGTAAAGGACGTCGCTGAGCTGGCCCGTCTGCAGGTTCAGGACGCTCTTGAGCTCCCCGGCTCCGTTCGTGACGTAGACGGTCCCCGCATAGGGCGAGCCGTCTCCCGCCCAGATGTGCAGGCCGAAGGCCTCTTCCGAAAGGGTGGCGAGCTTGGTCGCGGCCGCGTTGGACACGTCGATGGAGTACAGGCCACGGTCTTGGGCGACCGCGTAGAGGGTCTGCGCCTGGGAGATGCCGCCCAGAGCGAGTACGACGAGGCTTGTTTTGGTTTTATGCATGATTTCCTCCCGACATGGGTGGGGACCTGCTCAAAGACAGTTGCGCGCGGCGCCTGTCTTTGTGACGTTTCTTGCCATGGGGTTCGCGCCCGGCCCCGAAATCCGCGGTGGCGGTCCGCGACACGACCGGCGCACGAACCCGACGACACCCCCTCAAACGCGCTTTGCGGGGGTGTCGTCGGGAGCGATGCGGGGGTCAGAGGCTTAGTCGCGCTTGCGTCGGAGCCGCAGGACGGGCCCGGCCAGGAGCGCGGCGACGGCGAGCATGGTGCCCGGTTCCGGGACGACCTTGGTATCGACCCAAGCCTGGTTGTCGCGAAGCGCCGTGAAGAAGGGCACCGCTCCATAGACGGACGAGTCTGCGCTCTCCGCGACTCCCGCGATGTGCCACTCCTTGCCGACCTTGATGAAGAAGCCTCCCCCGCTGTCACCCGAAGCCGTGCAGCCTTCGAGCGTTGTCGGTGCCGCGACCGACTCGTTCGCGCCCAGTGGGGAGAACTTCTTCATGGTGTTGTTGGCCTCTTCGCCGTTGTCGAAGTCCACCATGAAAGTGTTCTGGATGATCTTTTCGTTGTTCGTCGGGTTAACGAGGTCGATGGCGTCGATCGCGTTGGTGGCCGCCCGTCGCTTGTCGTCTTTGTCGTCCTTGCCCGTCTTGCCGTCGCCGTAATAGCCAAAGCCGGCGAAGGCGGCCTCCGCTGCGTAAAGGGTCTTCGTGTCCCACTTGCCGCCATAGAACTTAGCCGGGTCGGTGCCGGCGACCTTGTCCTTCAGCTTCAGGACAGCGACGTCGTTGCCCTTGCCCTTCGATTCGCCCTCCTTCCAAGGGTTCTTGTCGTTCAGGCAGATCTCTTCGACTTCGTAGTCCTTGCCGTTCAGCGAAAACGTCAGGTCTCGCGCCTTGAGGCCGTCCACTACGTGGGCGGCGGTGAGCACGTACTGCTCGGCGACGAGGGTGCCGCTGCCCCAGCCGCCTTTGTCAGAGACCTTGCCGACGAACTTGAACTCGTCGCCGAACTTGATGTAGTCGGCGTCGGGCTTCGTGTCCAGCCGGATGATGGCGAAGCTGGCGGTGGTTGCGGTGACGAGAGCCGCGAGGGCGATGTTTCGAATCGTGCTGTTCATGGTCCTTTTCCTTGTTCCCCGCCTTGCCCGGCGGGCATGCCGCAGTTATAGGGCAGGGCGGGGCAACCGACGGCGGTTCTGCGGAAAGTGGAACGGCGTATGCTAAAAACCAGGGAGAGAGGCTGATGGAGGGGGTCGCAACGGTCACCACCAAGCTGACGGCGGGCGAATTCGTCCGTGAAAGGCGGCTTGCCGCCGGTCTCTCGCTCTCAGAGCTGGCCCGCCGGTCCGAGGTCGCCAAGTCCACCCTTTCGCGGTGGGAGGCGGGGAAGGTCGAGCCGGATGTGGCCCCGCTCGAACTGGTCCTCGACGCCCTCGGGACTGGGCCGGCCGAGAAGCTCCGGGTCTTCGGGGCCCTGCGGGCGCCGCGCGGCACCCGCGCCGTGAAGGAGTTCGACCAGGAGGACGGCAAGTTCTTCGACCAGATCGGGGTCTCTGCCCCGGCCTTCGGGAGCGCGTTGCGCGCGCTCCGCGGGCGGAGCGGGCTCTCCGCCCAAGAACTGGCTGACCGGCTCGGCGTGGCGCGCTCGACCTTCGGCCTCTGGGAGACGGGGGACCGGGTGCCGAGCCAGGAGAGCTTGGACCGCCTGGCCACACTCTGCGGCGCGACCCCGGAAGAAAGGGCCTCCCTGCG carries:
- a CDS encoding PEP-CTERM sorting domain-containing protein; this encodes MHKTKTSLVVLALGGISQAQTLYAVAQDRGLYSIDVSNAAATKLATLSEEAFGLHIWAGDGSPYAGTVYVTNGAGELKSVLNLQTGQLSDVLYTLGGGTGTPDLDFGNDPAEGDALVAATDEAETGFVISPPAKGPIKKLKPDSSIGRAMAFGYNGTSYYTLDSTSGGQKVFKTSTSGNATEIGALSGAKADIDGVAWSGSAFYGLDVNGGLYSLDLDTAKATYIGDTKVVGWRDGSFGDPVPEPATLLTLAAAVGLLGRRRKGA
- a CDS encoding trypsin-like serine protease — protein: MNSTIRNIALAALVTATTASFAIIRLDTKPDADYIKFGDEFKFVGKVSDKGGWGSGTLVAEQYVLTAAHVVDGLKARDLTFSLNGKDYEVEEICLNDKNPWKEGESKGKGNDVAVLKLKDKVAGTDPAKFYGGKWDTKTLYAAEAAFAGFGYYGDGKTGKDDKDDKRRAATNAIDAIDLVNPTNNEKIIQNTFMVDFDNGEEANNTMKKFSPLGANESVAAPTTLEGCTASGDSGGGFFIKVGKEWHIAGVAESADSSVYGAVPFFTALRDNQAWVDTKVVPEPGTMLAVAALLAGPVLRLRRKRD